A stretch of Hippoglossus hippoglossus isolate fHipHip1 chromosome 20, fHipHip1.pri, whole genome shotgun sequence DNA encodes these proteins:
- the mtpap gene encoding poly(A) RNA polymerase, mitochondrial isoform X3 has product MDKNRSWSTDVKYGSKSLYVVQAERQEQAERSVLISCHSRTNEKKFLKDLSKHGDIKKHFFYESYGVYAVVEFSSQESVASLLEGANIPTVSHESMVPFKSRLLSLRNFNSVDSSNQQAGQQRQPQTTPPINELMQRLSREESIDHQITHLTESYQLTEENIRLRFLVCSLLKDIAAAYFPECTIKPFGSSVNGFGKLGCDLDMFLDLDGISGRNVKMPKSGLSLEYQMKRASSERAVTQSILSVIGECVDQFGPGCVGVQKILNARCPLVRFAHQPSGFQCDLTANNRVAMKSTELLYLYGELDPRVRCLVFTIRCWARTHGLTSSIPGAWITNFSLTVMVVFFLQRRNPPILPTLDQLRELAGPADKSVIEGNDCTFVSDFSKIPLHSNTATLEQLLCEFFDFYATFPFSKMSINIRKGKEQNKPEVTPLHIQNPFETSLNVSKNVNASQLDRFVALCQESTWLLQQRENSTPRRHTEGNTTGPWGLVQLLMPLQVAGVKSRKGKRREAASERIKSLLESLKNKN; this is encoded by the exons ATGTGAAATATGGATCCAAGTCGCTCTATGTCGTCCAGGCAGAGAGACAAGAACAAGCAGAGAGATCTGTTCTCATCAGCTGCCACTCCAGAACCAATGAGAAGAAGTTTCTCAAGGATTTATCCAAACATGGCGACATCAAGAAACACTTCTTCTATGAAAGCTAC GGCGTTTATGCTGTGGTGGAGTTTTCCAGCCAGGAAAGTGTTGCCTCATTACTTGAAGGTGCCAACATCCCCACTGTCAGCCATGAATCCATGGTGCCTTTTAAATCCAGACTATTGTCACTGAGGAACTTCAACTCTGTGGACTCATCAAACCAACAGGCAGGACAACAGAGGCAACCACAAACCACCCCTCCCATCAATGAGCTCATGCAGAGACTGTCCAGAGAGGAGAGT ATAGACCATCAGATAACCCACCTGACAGAATCCTACCAACTAACAGAGGAGAACATCAGGCTGCGTTTCCTCGTCTGCTCTCTGCTCAAAGACATCGCTGCCGCttatttcccagaatgcaccaTCAAACCATTTGGCTCGTCGGTGAACGGCTTCGGTAAGCTGGGCTGTGACCTGGACATGTTTCTGGACCTGGATGGCATCAGTGGAAGGAACGTAAAGATG CCAAAATCCGGTCTATCCCTGGAGTATCAGATGAAGAGGGCCAGCTCGGAGCGCGCTGTCACCCAGAGCATCCTCTCCGTCATCGGGGAGTGTGTGGACCAGTTTGGGCCGGGATGTGTCGGGGTGCAGAAGATTCTCAACGCCAGGTGCCCCCTGGTCCGTTTCGCCCACCAGCCCTCTGGCTTTCAGTGCGACCTTACAGCCAACAACAG GGTGGCGATGAAAAGTACAGAGCTGCTCTACCTATACGGAGAGCTGGACCCGCGGGTGCGCTGCCTCGTGTTCACCATCCGCTGCTGGGCCCGAACTCATGGCCTCACCAGCAGCATCCCCGGCGCCTGGATCACCAACTTCTCCCTCACCGTCATGGTGGTGTTCTTCCTGCAGAGGAGGAACCCTCCAATCCTCCCCACACTGGACCAACTCAGAGAGCTTGCAG GTCCCGCAGACAAGAGCGTGATTGAAGGTAACGACTGCACGTTTGTCAGCGACTTCAGCAAGATCCCGCTCCACAGCAACACGGCAACACTAG AGCAGCTCCTTTGTGAGTTCTTTGACTTCTACGCCACCTTTCCATTCAGCAAGATGTCCATAAATATCAGAAAG GGTAAAGAGCAGAACAAGCCAGAGGTGACGCCGCTGCACATCCAGAACCCGTTCGAAACCTCCCTGAACGTCAGCAAGAACGTCAACGCCTCCCAGCTCGACCGCTTCGTGGCTTTGTGTCAGGAGAGCACCTGGCTGCTCCAGCAGAGGGAGAACAGCACACCCAGACGTCACACTGAGGGCAACACTACCGGACCTTGGGGACTGGTTCAACTCCTCATGCCCTTACAGGTCGCAGGGGTCAAAAGTCGCAAGGGAAAGAGACGAGAGGCGGCCAGTGAGAGGATTAAGAGCTTGTTAGAATCCTTAAAGAATAAAAATTAG
- the mtpap gene encoding poly(A) RNA polymerase, mitochondrial isoform X1 produces the protein MASSYAVCRLHMRGRGSLGKCLQRLDTFLHRSIGSDVVAAQAEAARRDGSDVKYGSKSLYVVQAERQEQAERSVLISCHSRTNEKKFLKDLSKHGDIKKHFFYESYGVYAVVEFSSQESVASLLEGANIPTVSHESMVPFKSRLLSLRNFNSVDSSNQQAGQQRQPQTTPPINELMQRLSREESIDHQITHLTESYQLTEENIRLRFLVCSLLKDIAAAYFPECTIKPFGSSVNGFGKLGCDLDMFLDLDGISGRNVKMPKSGLSLEYQMKRASSERAVTQSILSVIGECVDQFGPGCVGVQKILNARCPLVRFAHQPSGFQCDLTANNRVAMKSTELLYLYGELDPRVRCLVFTIRCWARTHGLTSSIPGAWITNFSLTVMVVFFLQRRNPPILPTLDQLRELAGPADKSVIEGNDCTFVSDFSKIPLHSNTATLEQLLCEFFDFYATFPFSKMSINIRKGKEQNKPEVTPLHIQNPFETSLNVSKNVNASQLDRFVALCQESTWLLQQRENSTPRRHTEGNTTGPWGLVQLLMPLQVAGVKSRKGKRREAASERIKSLLESLKNKN, from the exons ATGGCGTCCTCCTATGCGGTGTGCAGGTTACATATGAGGGGACGGGGCAGCCTCGGGAAGTGTCTACAGAGACTCGACACGTTTCTCCACAGAAGTATCGGATCTGATGTTGTGGCTGCGCAGGCGGAGGCGGCTCGAAGGGACGGAAGTG ATGTGAAATATGGATCCAAGTCGCTCTATGTCGTCCAGGCAGAGAGACAAGAACAAGCAGAGAGATCTGTTCTCATCAGCTGCCACTCCAGAACCAATGAGAAGAAGTTTCTCAAGGATTTATCCAAACATGGCGACATCAAGAAACACTTCTTCTATGAAAGCTAC GGCGTTTATGCTGTGGTGGAGTTTTCCAGCCAGGAAAGTGTTGCCTCATTACTTGAAGGTGCCAACATCCCCACTGTCAGCCATGAATCCATGGTGCCTTTTAAATCCAGACTATTGTCACTGAGGAACTTCAACTCTGTGGACTCATCAAACCAACAGGCAGGACAACAGAGGCAACCACAAACCACCCCTCCCATCAATGAGCTCATGCAGAGACTGTCCAGAGAGGAGAGT ATAGACCATCAGATAACCCACCTGACAGAATCCTACCAACTAACAGAGGAGAACATCAGGCTGCGTTTCCTCGTCTGCTCTCTGCTCAAAGACATCGCTGCCGCttatttcccagaatgcaccaTCAAACCATTTGGCTCGTCGGTGAACGGCTTCGGTAAGCTGGGCTGTGACCTGGACATGTTTCTGGACCTGGATGGCATCAGTGGAAGGAACGTAAAGATG CCAAAATCCGGTCTATCCCTGGAGTATCAGATGAAGAGGGCCAGCTCGGAGCGCGCTGTCACCCAGAGCATCCTCTCCGTCATCGGGGAGTGTGTGGACCAGTTTGGGCCGGGATGTGTCGGGGTGCAGAAGATTCTCAACGCCAGGTGCCCCCTGGTCCGTTTCGCCCACCAGCCCTCTGGCTTTCAGTGCGACCTTACAGCCAACAACAG GGTGGCGATGAAAAGTACAGAGCTGCTCTACCTATACGGAGAGCTGGACCCGCGGGTGCGCTGCCTCGTGTTCACCATCCGCTGCTGGGCCCGAACTCATGGCCTCACCAGCAGCATCCCCGGCGCCTGGATCACCAACTTCTCCCTCACCGTCATGGTGGTGTTCTTCCTGCAGAGGAGGAACCCTCCAATCCTCCCCACACTGGACCAACTCAGAGAGCTTGCAG GTCCCGCAGACAAGAGCGTGATTGAAGGTAACGACTGCACGTTTGTCAGCGACTTCAGCAAGATCCCGCTCCACAGCAACACGGCAACACTAG AGCAGCTCCTTTGTGAGTTCTTTGACTTCTACGCCACCTTTCCATTCAGCAAGATGTCCATAAATATCAGAAAG GGTAAAGAGCAGAACAAGCCAGAGGTGACGCCGCTGCACATCCAGAACCCGTTCGAAACCTCCCTGAACGTCAGCAAGAACGTCAACGCCTCCCAGCTCGACCGCTTCGTGGCTTTGTGTCAGGAGAGCACCTGGCTGCTCCAGCAGAGGGAGAACAGCACACCCAGACGTCACACTGAGGGCAACACTACCGGACCTTGGGGACTGGTTCAACTCCTCATGCCCTTACAGGTCGCAGGGGTCAAAAGTCGCAAGGGAAAGAGACGAGAGGCGGCCAGTGAGAGGATTAAGAGCTTGTTAGAATCCTTAAAGAATAAAAATTAG
- the mtpap gene encoding poly(A) RNA polymerase, mitochondrial isoform X2: MRGRGSLGKCLQRLDTFLHRSIGSDVVAAQAEAARRDGSDVKYGSKSLYVVQAERQEQAERSVLISCHSRTNEKKFLKDLSKHGDIKKHFFYESYGVYAVVEFSSQESVASLLEGANIPTVSHESMVPFKSRLLSLRNFNSVDSSNQQAGQQRQPQTTPPINELMQRLSREESIDHQITHLTESYQLTEENIRLRFLVCSLLKDIAAAYFPECTIKPFGSSVNGFGKLGCDLDMFLDLDGISGRNVKMPKSGLSLEYQMKRASSERAVTQSILSVIGECVDQFGPGCVGVQKILNARCPLVRFAHQPSGFQCDLTANNRVAMKSTELLYLYGELDPRVRCLVFTIRCWARTHGLTSSIPGAWITNFSLTVMVVFFLQRRNPPILPTLDQLRELAGPADKSVIEGNDCTFVSDFSKIPLHSNTATLEQLLCEFFDFYATFPFSKMSINIRKGKEQNKPEVTPLHIQNPFETSLNVSKNVNASQLDRFVALCQESTWLLQQRENSTPRRHTEGNTTGPWGLVQLLMPLQVAGVKSRKGKRREAASERIKSLLESLKNKN; this comes from the exons ATGAGGGGACGGGGCAGCCTCGGGAAGTGTCTACAGAGACTCGACACGTTTCTCCACAGAAGTATCGGATCTGATGTTGTGGCTGCGCAGGCGGAGGCGGCTCGAAGGGACGGAAGTG ATGTGAAATATGGATCCAAGTCGCTCTATGTCGTCCAGGCAGAGAGACAAGAACAAGCAGAGAGATCTGTTCTCATCAGCTGCCACTCCAGAACCAATGAGAAGAAGTTTCTCAAGGATTTATCCAAACATGGCGACATCAAGAAACACTTCTTCTATGAAAGCTAC GGCGTTTATGCTGTGGTGGAGTTTTCCAGCCAGGAAAGTGTTGCCTCATTACTTGAAGGTGCCAACATCCCCACTGTCAGCCATGAATCCATGGTGCCTTTTAAATCCAGACTATTGTCACTGAGGAACTTCAACTCTGTGGACTCATCAAACCAACAGGCAGGACAACAGAGGCAACCACAAACCACCCCTCCCATCAATGAGCTCATGCAGAGACTGTCCAGAGAGGAGAGT ATAGACCATCAGATAACCCACCTGACAGAATCCTACCAACTAACAGAGGAGAACATCAGGCTGCGTTTCCTCGTCTGCTCTCTGCTCAAAGACATCGCTGCCGCttatttcccagaatgcaccaTCAAACCATTTGGCTCGTCGGTGAACGGCTTCGGTAAGCTGGGCTGTGACCTGGACATGTTTCTGGACCTGGATGGCATCAGTGGAAGGAACGTAAAGATG CCAAAATCCGGTCTATCCCTGGAGTATCAGATGAAGAGGGCCAGCTCGGAGCGCGCTGTCACCCAGAGCATCCTCTCCGTCATCGGGGAGTGTGTGGACCAGTTTGGGCCGGGATGTGTCGGGGTGCAGAAGATTCTCAACGCCAGGTGCCCCCTGGTCCGTTTCGCCCACCAGCCCTCTGGCTTTCAGTGCGACCTTACAGCCAACAACAG GGTGGCGATGAAAAGTACAGAGCTGCTCTACCTATACGGAGAGCTGGACCCGCGGGTGCGCTGCCTCGTGTTCACCATCCGCTGCTGGGCCCGAACTCATGGCCTCACCAGCAGCATCCCCGGCGCCTGGATCACCAACTTCTCCCTCACCGTCATGGTGGTGTTCTTCCTGCAGAGGAGGAACCCTCCAATCCTCCCCACACTGGACCAACTCAGAGAGCTTGCAG GTCCCGCAGACAAGAGCGTGATTGAAGGTAACGACTGCACGTTTGTCAGCGACTTCAGCAAGATCCCGCTCCACAGCAACACGGCAACACTAG AGCAGCTCCTTTGTGAGTTCTTTGACTTCTACGCCACCTTTCCATTCAGCAAGATGTCCATAAATATCAGAAAG GGTAAAGAGCAGAACAAGCCAGAGGTGACGCCGCTGCACATCCAGAACCCGTTCGAAACCTCCCTGAACGTCAGCAAGAACGTCAACGCCTCCCAGCTCGACCGCTTCGTGGCTTTGTGTCAGGAGAGCACCTGGCTGCTCCAGCAGAGGGAGAACAGCACACCCAGACGTCACACTGAGGGCAACACTACCGGACCTTGGGGACTGGTTCAACTCCTCATGCCCTTACAGGTCGCAGGGGTCAAAAGTCGCAAGGGAAAGAGACGAGAGGCGGCCAGTGAGAGGATTAAGAGCTTGTTAGAATCCTTAAAGAATAAAAATTAG